ATCCAGGACCCTGCGCTGGCCGTCAAGGTCCAGTTCCTCGTTGTCGGCGAAAATGGTGGGCGCTACCGGCATTACGCCAGTGATGGCACTCATGGTTGTCCTTCAGGGTTTGTAGGGGTTGCGGGCACCGGGATCAGCGGTTTGCGCTGACGGCTGCCACTGACGCGTCCTCGTAGTCTTCGGCGTCGATGTCGCGGCCGTGCGGGTCCCACTTGTTGACCAGGATCACCACGATGGCGATGGCGGGCACAACGGCGAGTACCAGCAGCGCCTTGGTTCCCCAGGCTGCGGTGGCCAGGGGCCAGAACACCAGGCCGGCGATCGCTCCAAGGCGGATGCCGATCTGGGTGAAGCCGGTGCCGGCACCGCGCAGGGACGTGGGATACGACATGGTGGCCATGGTCATGCCCTGGGCCCCGGGACCTGCTGCGTGGCAGAAGATCAGGAGGCCGATGACCAGGGCGCCGATGAAGGACCAGGCGCCTTCGACGTTGCTGAGGCTGCCGGCGATGATCATGCAGGTGAAGGTGCCGCAGAACCCGAGGAGTGAAAGCTTGCGCGGGCCGATCTTGCCGGAGAGGCGGGCACCGATGAAGCCGCCGGTGACGCCGAAGGCCAGGTTGAGGATCAGCGAGGACACGATGTTGGTCATGACGTTCTGGGTGTGCAGCATGGCCAGCACGATCTGCCCCACGAAGAAGCCGACGGCGTAGTACTCCATGGACTGGCCGGCGTTGATGACCAGGGCCAGGCCGGTACGGCCGCGGTACTTCTTGCCCACGAGCTTGCCCCAGGCCTGGGTCAGGGTCATCTGGAACTGCTTGCGCTCGGCACGGGGATCCACGGCGTCTTCCGCCACTTCGGCGTCCACGTTGTAGGTCCGCTTGAGGATCCTGGCTGCTTCATGCAGGCCCAGGTTCTGCGCGGCCCAGGAGGGGGATTCCGCCATGTACTTCTGGCGGAAGATCATGATCAGGATGGCAGGGACGGCACCGAAGCCCACAACGATGCGCCACATCTGGTTTTCCGGCCACTGCATGCCCTGGAAGAGGAAGTACACGGGGATCAGCAGCGCGAAGGTGGAGGCGACGGCGGCGTACCACATGGGCTGCCAGAGCGAGACGGTGCCGCCCTTCTTCTTCCGGGAAGCGTATTCGGCCAGGAAGCTGAACGCGACGGGGAAGTCGACGCCGATGCCCACGCCCATGATGAAGCGGGCAATGATGAGGGTCCAGACGTCCGGTGCGACGGCGCAGGCGATGGCG
This window of the Pseudarthrobacter defluvii genome carries:
- a CDS encoding MFS transporter; the protein is MSAVPNAAAPSGGRIVLRSAQDVTDLINSGALKTGKSFAITLIALGGIFLDAYDFTSVAFGLPYISKDFHLTPEMLSVVSASIMVGALVGSVFGGYFVDKLGRFKVFMADMVFFVVAAIACAVAPDVWTLIIARFIMGVGIGVDFPVAFSFLAEYASRKKKGGTVSLWQPMWYAAVASTFALLIPVYFLFQGMQWPENQMWRIVVGFGAVPAILIMIFRQKYMAESPSWAAQNLGLHEAARILKRTYNVDAEVAEDAVDPRAERKQFQMTLTQAWGKLVGKKYRGRTGLALVINAGQSMEYYAVGFFVGQIVLAMLHTQNVMTNIVSSLILNLAFGVTGGFIGARLSGKIGPRKLSLLGFCGTFTCMIIAGSLSNVEGAWSFIGALVIGLLIFCHAAGPGAQGMTMATMSYPTSLRGAGTGFTQIGIRLGAIAGLVFWPLATAAWGTKALLVLAVVPAIAIVVILVNKWDPHGRDIDAEDYEDASVAAVSANR